From a single Micromonospora pallida genomic region:
- the cofC gene encoding 2-phospho-L-lactate guanylyltransferase, with protein MTDGSWVVVVPAKPFAAAKTRCVGLDVSERSALARAMLLDVVGRLTRARRVCAVVVAATDPEVVGAALAAGAVVAGTTCGPDLNREVLTALIVAREALPDARLAVAMADLAGAQPSDFDAALTAAGSHPRSIVSDADGTGTTMVTLTDPGEFRPFLGPDSRRRFLADGYHDLPVTAPGLRRDVDTVAHLLLLGTDRLGGATRSWVGSPSADQPTPSAARH; from the coding sequence ATGACGGACGGCTCGTGGGTGGTGGTCGTACCGGCAAAGCCCTTCGCGGCGGCCAAGACCAGATGCGTCGGTCTCGACGTCTCCGAACGGAGCGCACTGGCCCGGGCGATGCTGCTCGACGTCGTGGGCAGGCTGACGCGTGCCCGTCGGGTGTGTGCCGTCGTCGTCGCCGCGACCGACCCGGAGGTGGTCGGCGCGGCGTTGGCCGCCGGCGCCGTCGTCGCCGGCACCACCTGCGGGCCAGACCTGAACCGGGAAGTCCTCACCGCGCTCATCGTCGCCCGGGAGGCGCTCCCCGACGCGCGGTTGGCCGTCGCCATGGCCGATCTTGCCGGCGCACAGCCCTCGGACTTCGACGCGGCGCTGACGGCGGCCGGATCCCACCCACGGTCCATCGTCTCGGACGCCGACGGCACCGGGACCACCATGGTGACACTCACCGATCCCGGCGAGTTCCGGCCCTTCCTCGGCCCCGACTCTCGCCGCCGGTTCCTCGCCGACGGCTATCACGATCTCCCGGTGACCGCGCCCGGGCTGCGGCGGGACGTGGACACCGTCGCCCACCTGCTCTTGCTCGGGACCGACCGCCTCGGCGGGGCGACCCGCTCGTGGGTCGGGTCACCGTCCGCCGACCAGCCGACCCCGTCCGCCGCCCGACACTGA
- a CDS encoding carbon-nitrogen hydrolase family protein: MRLAALQLRATDDRAETIGRAADLIDDAAAQGARILLLPELFAVPFVQPEPDLDYFQYAEELDGPSNRMAAERSKRHRMTIVSSIFEAGQVPGVYHNTACTYVDGELRSVYRKSHLPFSNGFPEKFYFQPGGAEPEVVQTGETGVGTIICYERHFPELSRIVALRGGSVLCVPVASASAPMREVFQLELRAHAVFNGLFVICANRVGTEGVKDYFGLSAVYGPNGDVLAQTADDRDDVAVAEVDLSLVDLSRRRRPFLRDRRPELYGRLTRMEPDA; this comes from the coding sequence GTGAGACTCGCCGCCCTGCAACTTCGCGCCACCGACGACCGGGCCGAGACGATCGGCCGGGCCGCCGACCTGATCGACGACGCGGCCGCCCAGGGCGCTCGGATCCTGCTCCTGCCAGAGCTGTTCGCGGTGCCGTTCGTCCAGCCGGAGCCCGACCTCGACTACTTCCAGTACGCCGAGGAACTCGACGGCCCGTCCAACCGGATGGCGGCCGAGCGGTCGAAGCGGCACCGGATGACCATCGTCTCGTCGATCTTCGAGGCGGGGCAGGTGCCGGGGGTGTACCACAACACCGCCTGCACCTACGTCGACGGCGAACTCAGGTCGGTGTACCGCAAGTCGCACCTGCCGTTCTCCAACGGCTTCCCCGAGAAGTTCTACTTCCAACCGGGCGGCGCCGAGCCGGAAGTGGTCCAGACCGGTGAGACCGGAGTCGGCACCATCATCTGCTACGAGCGGCACTTCCCCGAGCTGAGCCGCATCGTCGCCTTACGTGGCGGGTCGGTGCTCTGCGTCCCGGTCGCCTCGGCGAGCGCCCCGATGCGTGAGGTGTTCCAGCTGGAGCTGCGCGCTCACGCCGTGTTCAACGGGCTCTTCGTGATCTGCGCCAACCGGGTCGGCACCGAGGGCGTGAAGGACTACTTCGGACTCAGCGCGGTGTACGGCCCCAACGGTGACGTGCTCGCCCAGACCGCCGACGACCGCGACGACGTGGCGGTGGCCGAGGTGGACCTGAGCCTCGTCGACCTCTCCCGCCGTCGACGCCCCTTCCTCCGCGACCGGCGACCCGAGCTGTACGGCCGGCTGACCAGGATGGAACCCGACGCATGA
- the npdG gene encoding NADPH-dependent F420 reductase, which translates to MTENLPTRIAVVGGTGPQGRGLGYRLALAGHEVVLGSRDAERATAAAEELAQQAGVARITGAANLAAAESAGIVLLAVPYDGHAQLVTSLARAMAGKIVISCVNPLSFDRFGPYGRNVLAGSAAEEAAELVPSATVVGAFHHLAAPLLLDPEADLSHEDVLVCGDDIAAKERVMALAADVTGGRALDAGRLRLARQLEPLTAVLISVNKRYKTRSGLALTGLAPAVGKVPA; encoded by the coding sequence ATGACAGAAAACCTTCCCACCCGCATCGCCGTGGTCGGTGGCACCGGCCCACAAGGCCGGGGGCTGGGCTACCGCCTGGCGCTCGCCGGACACGAGGTCGTCCTCGGATCACGTGACGCCGAGCGGGCCACGGCCGCCGCCGAGGAGCTGGCCCAGCAGGCCGGCGTTGCCCGGATCACCGGTGCGGCGAACCTGGCGGCTGCGGAGAGCGCCGGCATCGTGCTGCTCGCCGTGCCGTACGACGGACACGCCCAACTGGTGACCAGCCTGGCGCGTGCGATGGCCGGCAAGATCGTCATCAGCTGCGTCAACCCGCTGAGCTTCGACCGCTTCGGGCCGTACGGCCGTAACGTCCTGGCCGGAAGCGCTGCCGAGGAGGCCGCCGAACTCGTCCCCTCGGCCACCGTGGTCGGGGCATTCCACCACCTGGCCGCCCCCCTCCTGCTCGACCCGGAGGCGGACCTGAGCCACGAGGACGTCCTGGTCTGCGGTGACGACATCGCTGCCAAGGAACGGGTGATGGCCCTCGCGGCCGACGTGACGGGCGGCCGCGCCCTCGACGCCGGCCGGCTGCGCCTGGCCCGGCAACTGGAACCGCTGACCGCAGTACTGATCAGCGTGAACAAGCGGTACAAGACCCGTTCCGGCCTGGCTCTGACCGGCCTGGCCCCGGCTGTCGGAAAGGTCCCCGCGTGA
- a CDS encoding LLM class flavin-dependent oxidoreductase has translation MKLPLGIHVGERLSLEQTYWQAEFADQNGFESVWVAEGRLARDGIVPAAIIASRTKNVKIGTGVVNNKSRNAALMAVTFKTLDEVAPGRAILGIGAWWEPLATKVGQPLAKPIKSMREYITVLQAFFRNELVSFDGEFVQMKDVRFDSMYRENKPVDIPIYIGAVGPRMLELAGEISDGVHMDFLLPPSYMVGAREAIERGVAKRTDGRDGIDLTQIVACSVNDDDPQEAIDACKAFLTLYLCQQPHIAEHCGVERELVDRLQEIAGWPATPEDIKRAMQLVPNSLVQNVTACGSTDDAFQKLQSYHEAGVRCPIISTLGDKEQTLTRLAQAAKG, from the coding sequence ATGAAACTTCCCCTGGGTATCCATGTCGGCGAGCGACTCAGCCTGGAGCAGACCTACTGGCAGGCCGAGTTCGCCGACCAGAACGGGTTCGAGTCCGTGTGGGTCGCCGAGGGACGACTCGCGCGCGATGGCATCGTCCCGGCGGCGATCATCGCGAGTAGGACGAAGAACGTGAAGATTGGCACCGGTGTGGTCAACAACAAGAGCCGCAACGCGGCCCTGATGGCGGTCACCTTCAAGACCCTGGACGAGGTGGCGCCGGGCCGGGCGATCCTGGGCATCGGCGCCTGGTGGGAGCCGCTGGCGACGAAGGTCGGCCAGCCGCTGGCCAAGCCGATCAAGTCGATGCGCGAGTACATCACCGTTCTGCAGGCCTTCTTCCGCAACGAACTCGTCTCGTTCGACGGCGAGTTCGTGCAGATGAAGGACGTGCGCTTCGACAGCATGTACCGCGAGAACAAGCCGGTCGACATCCCGATCTACATCGGTGCGGTAGGCCCGCGGATGCTCGAACTCGCCGGCGAGATCAGCGACGGCGTACACATGGACTTCCTGCTTCCCCCGTCGTACATGGTCGGTGCCCGTGAGGCGATCGAGCGGGGGGTGGCCAAGCGGACCGACGGCCGCGACGGCATCGACCTGACCCAGATCGTGGCGTGCAGCGTCAACGACGACGACCCGCAGGAGGCCATCGACGCGTGCAAGGCCTTCCTCACCCTCTACCTCTGCCAGCAGCCGCACATCGCCGAGCACTGCGGGGTGGAGCGCGAACTCGTCGACCGGTTGCAGGAGATCGCCGGCTGGCCCGCCACGCCGGAGGACATCAAGCGGGCGATGCAGTTGGTTCCCAACAGCCTGGTGCAGAACGTCACCGCCTGCGGCTCCACCGACGACGCCTTCCAGAAGCTGCAGTCGTACCACGAGGCCGGGGTGCGCTGCCCGATCATCTCCACGCTGGGTGACAAGGAACAGACCCTCACCCGGCTCGCCCAGGCCGCGAAGGGATGA
- the hydA gene encoding dihydropyrimidinase, translating to MPTTLIANGTVVNADAAVRADVLVRDGRIVALGAGPDWTADHVVDATGKLVMPGGIDAHTHLEYPVDGFSTHTADDFHTGTVAAACGGTTTVLDFVKKEPDRSLYDTYLRRRDAAAAKAVIDVGLHAIVPPRAAQPDVLDDLRRLVTEGATSWKFFMAYPGQMVEDNELLDGFELARELGVLPMVHAENGHMVAREVRRLVDSGQTAESFHLRAHGHESEAEAVHRAVVLADTIGTPLYVVHVSSAAAADEISRARAAGSRVWGETCPQYLVVAYEDYADLGEHAAAYVCSPPIRERSNQDGLWRMLATGALSTVATDHAGFCLHQPDDLPPQKMRSPGYFPKVPNGVPGIEDRLMVLWQAGVAGGLIDPCRFVDLVATRPAKLFGLFPAKGIVAVGADADLVVWDPAADHVITAAGSHMRTDYNIYEGMRVTGKPVHVFSRGEHLVDAAGLRHDTPGRGTFLTRAAPRLS from the coding sequence ATGCCAACGACGTTGATCGCCAACGGCACGGTCGTCAACGCCGATGCGGCGGTCCGCGCCGATGTGCTGGTGCGTGACGGCCGGATCGTCGCCCTCGGCGCCGGGCCGGACTGGACCGCCGACCACGTCGTCGACGCGACCGGGAAGCTGGTCATGCCCGGTGGCATCGACGCGCACACACACCTGGAGTACCCGGTCGACGGGTTCAGTACCCACACCGCCGACGACTTCCACACCGGGACCGTCGCGGCGGCGTGCGGCGGCACGACCACCGTCCTCGACTTCGTCAAGAAGGAACCGGACCGGTCGCTGTACGACACCTACCTGCGCCGACGGGACGCGGCGGCGGCGAAGGCAGTGATCGACGTCGGCCTGCACGCCATCGTCCCGCCCCGCGCCGCCCAGCCGGACGTCCTCGACGACCTGCGTCGGCTGGTCACGGAGGGCGCCACCAGCTGGAAGTTCTTCATGGCCTACCCGGGCCAGATGGTCGAGGACAACGAGCTGCTCGACGGCTTCGAGCTGGCGCGCGAGCTCGGCGTACTGCCGATGGTGCACGCCGAGAACGGACACATGGTCGCCCGGGAGGTTCGGCGCCTGGTGGACAGCGGCCAGACAGCCGAGAGCTTCCACCTGCGGGCACATGGGCACGAGTCCGAGGCCGAGGCGGTGCACCGGGCGGTCGTGCTCGCCGACACCATCGGTACACCGCTGTACGTGGTGCACGTCTCCAGCGCGGCGGCGGCCGACGAGATCAGCCGGGCCCGGGCGGCCGGGTCGCGGGTGTGGGGCGAGACCTGCCCGCAGTACCTGGTCGTCGCCTACGAGGACTACGCGGACCTCGGGGAGCACGCCGCCGCGTACGTCTGCTCGCCGCCGATCCGGGAACGCAGCAACCAGGACGGCCTGTGGCGGATGCTCGCCACCGGCGCCCTGTCCACCGTCGCCACCGACCACGCCGGCTTCTGCCTGCACCAGCCCGACGACCTGCCGCCGCAGAAGATGCGCAGCCCCGGCTACTTCCCGAAGGTGCCCAACGGCGTCCCGGGCATCGAGGATCGGCTGATGGTCCTCTGGCAGGCCGGGGTGGCTGGCGGGCTGATCGACCCGTGCCGCTTCGTGGACCTGGTCGCCACCCGGCCGGCCAAGCTGTTCGGCCTCTTCCCAGCCAAGGGGATCGTCGCCGTCGGGGCGGACGCCGACCTGGTGGTCTGGGATCCGGCGGCCGATCACGTGATCACGGCGGCGGGTTCGCACATGCGCACCGACTACAACATCTACGAGGGCATGCGGGTGACCGGCAAGCCGGTACACGTGTTCTCCCGGGGTGAGCACCTGGTCGACGCGGCCGGCCTCCGGCACGACACCCCCGGCCGGGGAACCTTCCTGACCCGCGCCGCGCCGCGCCTCTCCTGA
- a CDS encoding aminotransferase class III-fold pyridoxal phosphate-dependent enzyme, producing the protein MTITDTDTWTSQRVKEIDREYVIHSWSVQGALDPIPVAGGSGSWFWDYDGRRYLDFQSQLVNLNLGHQHPRLVEAIRAQAEQLCYIGPGFAERSRAELAELMAELTPGDLKMSFFTTGGAAANENAIRLARHVTGRQKIIARYRSYHGATAGAMSLTGDPRRWAAEPGMTGVVRMLDPYTYRCPAGHPDPCPVCSGGPHLEEILQYENPETVAAVIIEPVTGTNGLLYPPDGYLRSLREVCDRHGILLIFDEVMAGFGRTGEWFACDHWDVVPDILTTAKGLNSGYVPLGAMTVSARISDWLRDHMFWGGLTYAGHPLACASGVASLRIMQDEGVVENARAMGERLGAGLAKLAESHPSIGDIRGRGLFYGVELVRDRDTREPLVPFNAKGPAAAPVSRLLKAAMQQGVYLTANFNVLRLTPPLVINAEEIDLALGVLDEVLSLADEHYQG; encoded by the coding sequence ATGACGATCACCGACACCGACACCTGGACCAGCCAGCGGGTCAAAGAAATCGACAGGGAGTACGTCATCCACTCCTGGTCGGTGCAGGGCGCGCTCGACCCCATCCCCGTGGCCGGCGGATCCGGATCGTGGTTCTGGGACTACGACGGCCGCCGCTACCTCGACTTCCAGTCACAACTGGTCAACCTGAACCTGGGTCACCAGCACCCCCGACTGGTCGAGGCCATCCGCGCCCAGGCCGAGCAACTCTGCTACATCGGACCCGGCTTCGCCGAGCGCTCCCGGGCGGAGCTGGCCGAGCTGATGGCCGAACTGACCCCCGGCGACCTGAAGATGAGCTTCTTCACCACCGGCGGAGCGGCAGCCAACGAGAACGCCATCCGACTGGCCCGGCACGTCACCGGCCGGCAGAAGATCATCGCCCGCTACCGCTCGTACCACGGCGCCACGGCGGGCGCGATGTCGCTGACCGGCGACCCGCGCCGATGGGCGGCCGAGCCGGGGATGACCGGTGTGGTGCGCATGCTCGACCCCTACACCTACCGGTGCCCGGCCGGGCACCCCGACCCGTGCCCGGTCTGCTCCGGGGGGCCGCACCTGGAGGAGATCCTCCAGTACGAGAACCCGGAGACGGTCGCCGCAGTGATCATCGAACCGGTCACCGGCACGAACGGACTGCTCTACCCGCCGGACGGATACCTGCGGTCGCTGCGGGAGGTCTGCGACCGGCACGGCATCCTGCTCATCTTCGACGAGGTGATGGCGGGCTTCGGCCGTACCGGTGAGTGGTTCGCCTGCGACCACTGGGATGTCGTGCCCGACATCCTCACCACCGCCAAGGGGCTGAACTCCGGCTACGTACCCCTCGGGGCAATGACGGTCTCCGCCCGGATCTCCGACTGGCTGCGCGACCACATGTTCTGGGGCGGTCTGACCTACGCCGGACACCCGCTCGCCTGCGCCTCCGGCGTGGCCTCCCTGCGGATCATGCAGGACGAGGGCGTGGTGGAGAACGCGCGGGCAATGGGGGAGCGGCTCGGGGCCGGCCTGGCCAAGCTGGCGGAGAGCCACCCGAGCATCGGCGACATCCGTGGCCGGGGTCTGTTCTACGGCGTGGAGCTGGTGCGCGACCGCGACACCCGGGAGCCGCTCGTCCCGTTCAACGCCAAGGGCCCGGCGGCGGCCCCGGTCAGCCGCCTGCTCAAGGCCGCGATGCAGCAGGGCGTCTACCTGACCGCCAACTTCAACGTCCTGCGGCTGACCCCGCCGCTGGTGATCAACGCCGAGGAGATCGATCTCGCGCTCGGCGTCCTCGACGAGGTCCTGTCCCTCGCCGACGAGCACTACCAGGGCTGA
- a CDS encoding amino acid synthesis family protein, translating into MGVRVRKLIRHLEETRLENGRAVQPVHRIAFAGVVIENPYPSEYVQDLVTLADEIGEEIGNLVGPACVELLGEEVEAFGKAALVGIDGEVEHGSALIHNLRFGNAFRNPAGGTELLPAAEKVGLPGSPIDIPLKHKLDAKTRSHHQTVTLQVADVPRPREILVVCAASNAGRPLARLAAFGAELKSN; encoded by the coding sequence GTGGGCGTCCGTGTTCGCAAGCTGATCCGTCACCTCGAAGAGACGCGACTGGAGAACGGCAGGGCGGTGCAGCCGGTGCACCGGATCGCCTTCGCCGGCGTGGTCATCGAGAATCCCTACCCCAGCGAGTACGTCCAGGACCTGGTCACCCTCGCCGACGAGATCGGTGAGGAGATCGGCAACCTGGTCGGCCCCGCCTGCGTGGAACTGCTCGGCGAGGAGGTCGAGGCGTTCGGCAAGGCGGCGCTCGTCGGGATCGACGGCGAGGTCGAGCACGGCTCGGCGCTGATCCACAACCTCCGCTTCGGCAACGCCTTCCGCAACCCGGCCGGCGGCACCGAACTGCTGCCCGCCGCCGAGAAGGTCGGCCTGCCCGGCAGCCCCATCGACATCCCGCTCAAGCACAAGCTGGACGCCAAGACCCGCTCGCACCACCAGACGGTGACCCTCCAGGTAGCCGACGTGCCGCGGCCCCGGGAGATCCTCGTGGTCTGCGCCGCGTCGAACGCCGGACGCCCGCTGGCCCGGCTCGCCGCCTTCGGCGCCGAGCTGAAGAGCAACTGA
- a CDS encoding nitrilase family protein: MVTRFLLAGVQLEPVFGDIPVNIAKTSYWIREAAGRGARLVVLPEAASAGYVFAHRAEAAHHAQPVPDGPTVAAWARLAAELDVWIVGGVTERDGDRVFNAAVLLGPTGHVGTFRKAHLWNDEKEIYDRNGEGFPVFDTPLGRIGIGICYDAWFPETFRSAALQGADLVVLPSNWVPVPGQPETAPAMANLMCMTGAHSNQCYVAGVSRIGVERGQTFVGRSVLVGPDGWPLAGPASPDREELLLAEVDLIGSRAERLHNPFNQPVADRRTDLYVY, from the coding sequence ATGGTGACCAGGTTCCTGCTCGCCGGGGTCCAACTGGAGCCGGTCTTCGGTGACATCCCGGTGAACATCGCCAAGACCTCGTACTGGATCCGGGAGGCGGCGGGCCGTGGGGCCCGGCTCGTGGTGTTGCCGGAGGCGGCCTCGGCGGGATACGTCTTCGCCCACCGGGCGGAGGCCGCGCACCATGCCCAGCCGGTGCCGGACGGCCCTACGGTCGCCGCCTGGGCGAGGCTCGCCGCCGAGCTGGACGTGTGGATCGTGGGTGGGGTCACCGAGCGGGACGGGGACCGGGTCTTCAACGCGGCAGTGCTGCTTGGCCCTACCGGCCATGTCGGAACCTTCCGCAAGGCCCATCTGTGGAACGACGAGAAGGAGATCTACGACCGTAACGGGGAAGGCTTCCCGGTCTTCGACACGCCGCTGGGTCGGATCGGGATCGGGATCTGCTACGACGCCTGGTTCCCCGAGACGTTCCGCAGCGCGGCGTTGCAGGGTGCCGACCTGGTGGTGTTGCCGTCGAACTGGGTGCCGGTGCCTGGGCAGCCCGAGACCGCCCCAGCGATGGCGAACCTCATGTGCATGACCGGGGCGCACTCCAACCAGTGCTACGTCGCCGGGGTCAGCCGGATCGGAGTCGAGCGGGGGCAGACGTTCGTCGGCCGGTCCGTCCTCGTGGGACCCGACGGTTGGCCGCTCGCCGGCCCGGCGAGCCCGGACCGGGAGGAACTCTTGCTGGCGGAGGTGGACCTGATCGGCTCGCGTGCCGAACGGTTGCACAACCCGTTCAACCAGCCAGTGGCCGACCGGCGGACTGACCTCTACGTCTATTGA
- a CDS encoding NAD-dependent succinate-semialdehyde dehydrogenase, protein MAVPAEALAAAMTVVDKTPKGLYVDGEWRAGRDGAVLAVEDPATGSTIAEVADASVADGLDALAAATRAQSGWAATPPRERGEVLRRAFDLVIERRDDLARMMTLEMGKAFAESQAEVTYAAEFLRWFAEEAVRIDGGYLTAPAGNSRVVVLRQPVGPCLLVTPWNFPMAMGTRKIGPALAAGCTVVVKPAKQTPLSMLALVEILERAGLPRGVVNVLTTSQSGRVTSALLADDRLRKLSFTGSTPVGRTLLAQSAQRVLRTSMELGGNAPFIVFDDADLELAVEGAVQAKMRNVGEACTAANRFYVQRSVAQRFVGALAERLQGLRVGHGLDPSAEVGPLIDQAAVASVAQLVTDATQAGASVVTGGGPIAGEGHFFAPTVLSGVPDGARCVREEIFGPVAPVVVFDDEDEAVGRANASEYGLAAYVFTENLGRGLRVTERLESGMVGLNQGIISNPAAPFGGVKQSGLGREGGKAGIDEYLNIKYAAVRASW, encoded by the coding sequence ATGGCCGTACCAGCCGAGGCGTTGGCGGCGGCGATGACCGTGGTCGACAAGACCCCCAAGGGCCTGTACGTCGACGGCGAGTGGCGCGCGGGCCGGGACGGTGCCGTCCTGGCCGTGGAGGACCCGGCGACGGGGTCGACGATCGCCGAGGTGGCGGACGCCTCGGTCGCCGACGGGCTGGACGCCCTGGCCGCCGCCACCCGTGCCCAGTCCGGCTGGGCCGCCACCCCGCCCCGAGAACGGGGAGAGGTGCTGCGCCGGGCGTTCGACCTGGTCATCGAACGCCGGGACGACCTGGCCCGGATGATGACCCTGGAGATGGGCAAGGCGTTCGCGGAGTCCCAGGCCGAGGTTACCTACGCCGCGGAGTTTCTCCGCTGGTTCGCCGAGGAGGCGGTCCGGATCGACGGGGGCTACCTCACGGCACCGGCCGGGAACTCGCGCGTCGTCGTCCTGCGGCAGCCGGTCGGCCCCTGTCTACTGGTGACCCCGTGGAACTTTCCGATGGCGATGGGCACCCGCAAGATCGGTCCCGCCCTGGCGGCCGGCTGCACCGTCGTGGTCAAGCCGGCCAAGCAGACCCCGCTGTCGATGCTGGCGTTGGTGGAGATCCTGGAGCGGGCCGGCCTGCCGCGTGGTGTGGTCAACGTGCTCACCACCTCGCAGTCCGGCCGGGTCACCTCGGCGCTGCTCGCCGACGACCGGTTGCGCAAGCTGTCGTTCACCGGCTCGACCCCGGTCGGTCGGACGCTGCTCGCCCAGTCCGCGCAGCGGGTGCTGCGCACGTCGATGGAGCTGGGCGGGAACGCGCCGTTCATCGTGTTCGACGACGCCGACCTGGAGCTGGCGGTCGAGGGGGCCGTGCAGGCGAAGATGCGCAACGTGGGTGAGGCGTGCACCGCCGCGAACCGGTTCTACGTGCAGCGGTCGGTGGCGCAGCGGTTCGTCGGCGCGCTGGCCGAGCGGCTGCAGGGGCTGCGCGTCGGTCACGGGCTGGACCCCTCGGCCGAGGTGGGGCCGCTTATCGACCAGGCCGCGGTGGCGTCGGTTGCTCAGTTGGTCACCGATGCGACGCAGGCGGGGGCGAGCGTCGTCACCGGCGGCGGACCGATCGCCGGGGAGGGCCACTTCTTCGCGCCGACTGTCCTGTCTGGAGTGCCCGACGGCGCCCGGTGCGTCCGGGAGGAAATCTTCGGCCCGGTCGCCCCGGTCGTGGTCTTCGACGACGAGGACGAGGCGGTCGGCAGGGCCAACGCCTCGGAGTATGGCCTCGCCGCGTATGTCTTCACGGAGAACCTCGGCCGTGGCCTGCGGGTGACCGAGCGCCTCGAGAGCGGGATGGTGGGGCTCAACCAGGGCATCATCTCGAACCCGGCGGCACCGTTCGGCGGGGTCAAGCAGTCCGGTCTCGGGCGCGAGGGCGGCAAGGCCGGCATCGACGAGTACCTGAACATCAAGTATGCGGCGGTACGGGCGTCATGGTGA
- a CDS encoding IclR family transcriptional regulator, with protein sequence MRRTIWLLRAVAAHPEGVGLSEVAREAGIPKATCYRVLTVLERESWLTLDPVTRRYRVSLGLLSIVGGLLDGGGAYGHMREVLRNLAEETRETAGFDVLLPPKVMVVAQVPGPSLIGQTLKPVPRTQPVWATSTGKVLLAALNPDSVRADFTEEFAEHAPPEAGDLESFMGSLEAVRNRGFAFAYDELEIGAASVAAPVRLRGTTPYAVWIGGPTYRITRDRIDIMAESVIKAARQLTDLLSNADIDIPSAFARR encoded by the coding sequence GTGCGACGTACGATCTGGCTCCTGCGGGCCGTGGCAGCTCACCCCGAGGGTGTCGGACTCAGCGAGGTGGCCCGGGAGGCGGGTATCCCCAAGGCCACCTGCTACCGGGTGCTCACCGTGCTGGAGCGGGAGAGTTGGCTCACCCTCGATCCGGTGACCCGTCGCTACCGGGTGTCGCTCGGACTGCTCTCCATCGTGGGCGGTCTGCTCGACGGCGGCGGCGCGTACGGGCACATGCGGGAGGTGCTGCGGAACCTGGCGGAGGAGACCAGGGAGACCGCGGGCTTCGACGTGCTGCTTCCACCGAAGGTGATGGTCGTCGCCCAGGTGCCGGGGCCGTCGCTGATCGGGCAGACGCTCAAGCCGGTACCCCGTACCCAGCCGGTGTGGGCGACCTCCACGGGGAAGGTGCTGCTGGCGGCGCTGAACCCGGATTCGGTGCGGGCCGACTTCACCGAGGAGTTCGCCGAGCACGCCCCGCCGGAGGCAGGAGACCTGGAGTCCTTCATGGGCTCGCTGGAGGCGGTTCGGAACCGGGGGTTCGCCTTCGCGTACGACGAGCTGGAGATCGGGGCGGCGTCGGTCGCCGCACCGGTGCGCCTGCGAGGGACGACGCCGTACGCGGTCTGGATCGGCGGGCCCACCTACCGGATCACCCGCGACCGCATCGACATCATGGCGGAGTCGGTGATCAAGGCCGCACGACAGCTCACCGACCTGCTCAGCAACGCTGACATCGATATCCCGAGTGCCTTTGCCAGACGCTAG